In Acidaminococcus timonensis, one DNA window encodes the following:
- a CDS encoding IS3 family transposase, protein MISSLRGSFKLKDILSYTQMPKATYMYWQKRFDRENPDQEVEEKIQEIRSQHKDYGYRRMTGELKNQGICVNKKKVQRIMQKLSLQVTSFTRKSRKYSSYKGKVGTIAPNRIHRRFETNIPHQKITTDTSEFKYYEADSQGHLTLRKLYLDPFLDMFNNEIISYGIAKYPSANSILEAQAKAIKITADCPYRRTFHSDQGWAYQMKFYTKRLKNERIFQSMSRKGNCHDNAVMENFFGLLKQEIYYGVTYYSYKELKGAIERYIKYYNEQRIKEKLGWKSPVQYRLSLQAA, encoded by the coding sequence ATCATCTCCAGTCTCCGAGGATCATTCAAGTTGAAAGACATTCTCTCCTATACGCAAATGCCCAAAGCAACCTATATGTACTGGCAGAAACGGTTTGACCGCGAGAATCCAGACCAGGAAGTAGAGGAGAAAATACAGGAAATCCGCAGCCAGCATAAAGATTATGGATACCGTCGCATGACCGGTGAGCTAAAGAACCAAGGGATTTGCGTGAACAAGAAGAAAGTTCAACGTATCATGCAGAAACTGAGCCTTCAGGTAACATCTTTTACCCGGAAGAGCCGTAAATACAGCTCCTATAAGGGTAAGGTAGGAACCATTGCTCCAAATAGGATACATCGTCGTTTTGAGACGAATATCCCTCACCAGAAGATTACGACCGACACTTCAGAATTCAAATACTATGAAGCAGATTCACAGGGACATTTGACTCTGCGCAAGCTTTATCTGGATCCTTTCCTGGACATGTTCAATAATGAAATCATCAGCTATGGAATAGCCAAATATCCTTCGGCTAACAGCATACTGGAAGCTCAAGCCAAAGCAATCAAAATTACTGCTGATTGTCCGTATCGAAGAACATTTCACTCCGATCAGGGCTGGGCATACCAAATGAAATTCTATACCAAAAGACTAAAAAACGAACGAATTTTTCAGAGCATGTCTCGAAAAGGCAACTGTCATGATAACGCTGTAATGGAAAACTTCTTCGGCTTACTGAAGCAGGAAATATATTACGGAGTGACCTACTACAGCTACAAAGAATTAAAAGGCGCTATCGAACGATACATCAAATACTATAACGAGCAAAGAATCAAGGAAAAACTGGGCTGGAAAAGTCCTGTTCAATACAGGCTTTCCTTGCAGGCAGCATAA
- a CDS encoding helix-turn-helix domain-containing protein, with the protein MARHSYEFKKKIVLEYLNSDKGCISISRKYGMASSSQLLKWAAAYKAFGDNGLKRSRSQKIYSFKEKLSVVESYLTNEISYQELAIRVGINNPSLISRWVNEFKIAGPDALRSHKKGRKKTLSQSKPKKTDTQVQQPMVNISVEHVQELENENLKLRIENAFLKELRRLRLEDEAKMRELRKSSPVSEDHSS; encoded by the coding sequence ATGGCAAGACACAGCTATGAATTTAAGAAAAAAATAGTACTGGAATACTTGAACAGTGACAAAGGGTGTATTTCTATTTCACGTAAATATGGGATGGCAAGTAGCAGCCAGCTGCTAAAGTGGGCTGCTGCTTACAAGGCATTTGGAGATAATGGTCTGAAGAGATCTCGCTCTCAAAAAATATACTCTTTCAAAGAAAAACTTTCTGTGGTAGAGTCTTACTTAACAAATGAAATCTCATATCAGGAATTGGCAATTCGTGTAGGAATCAACAATCCGTCATTGATTTCCAGATGGGTCAATGAATTTAAAATTGCGGGGCCGGATGCGTTACGGTCACATAAAAAAGGTAGGAAAAAGACTTTGAGCCAATCAAAACCCAAAAAAACAGATACCCAGGTTCAACAACCGATGGTCAACATCAGTGTGGAACATGTCCAGGAGTTAGAGAATGAAAACCTTAAACTCCGAATAGAGAATGCTTTTTTAAAAGAACTGAGGAGACTGCGTTTAGAGGACGAAGCAAAAATGAGAGAGTTGCGAAAATCATCTCCAGTCTCCGAGGATCATTCAAGTTGA